A section of the Parasteatoda tepidariorum isolate YZ-2023 chromosome 6, CAS_Ptep_4.0, whole genome shotgun sequence genome encodes:
- the LOC107452322 gene encoding zinc finger protein 271-like — protein MIKHSRVHTGEKPYSCDICHKSFSQKSNLTRHGRVHTGEKPYSCSICNRSFSQKSCLRLHSHVYTGEMPYSCSICNKSFSEESDLATHGRVHIRKKPYSCSICHKSFSQKSHLTAHGRVHTGEKPYSCSVCNKSFSRKSDLPRHCRVHTGEKPYSCSICNKSFLQRSDLTTHCRVHAGEKPYSCSICKRSFSQKDILKKHKCVHTEEKPYSCTICNKSFSEKSSMIKHSRVHTGEKPYSCDICHKSFSRESHLTRHGGVHTGEKPYSCSMCNKSFSQKSCLTLHSCVHAGEKPYSCSICNKSFSLKGNLKKHCRVHTGEKPYSCSICNKSFSERSYLTTHGRVHTGERPYSCSICKKSFSHKGTLEKHKCVHTAQKLYSCSICNKSFALKNDLTNHSLDHAGEKPYSCSICNKKFSLKSNMTRHSRVHTGEKPYSCSICNKSFSEKISLTLHGFVHTGEKPYSCSICNKGFSVKSVLTRHGRVHTGEKPYSCSICNKSFSQKSSLTLHGLVHTGEKPYSCSICNKSFSGKMSLTLHGFVHTGAKPYSCTICNKGFSSKIASTRHCRVHTGEKPHS, from the coding sequence aTGATTAaacacagtcgtgttcatactggtgagaagccttattcttgtgaTATATGtcataagagtttttcacaaaaaagtaatCTCACTAGACAcggtcgtgttcatactggtgagaagccttattcttgtagtatatgtaacaggagtttttcacaaaaaagttgTCTGAGACTGCACAGTCATGTTTATACTGGTGAGatgccttattcttgtagtatatgtaataagagtttttcagaaGAAAGTGATCTCGCTACACACGGTCGTGTTCATATTCGtaagaagccttattcttgtagtatatgtcataagagtttttcacaaaaaagtcaTCTCACTGCACAcggtcgtgttcatactggtgagaagccttattcttgtagtgtatgtaataagagtttttcacgaAAAAGTGATCTCCCTAGACACTGTCgagttcatactggtgagaagccttattcttgtagtatatgtaataagagttttttacAAAGAAGTGATCTCACTACACACTGTCGTGTTCATGCTGgggagaagccttattcttgtagtatatgtaaaaggagtttttcacaaaaagatATTCTGAAAAAACACAAATGTGTTCATACTGaggagaaaccttattcttgtactatatgtaataagagtttttcagaaaaaagtagtaTGATTAaacacagtcgtgttcatactggtgagaagccttattcttgtgaTATATGTCATAAGAGTTTTTCACGAGAAAGTCATCTCACTAGACACGGtggtgttcatactggtgagaagccttattcttgtagtatgtgtaacaagagtttttcacaaaaaagttgTCTGACACTGCACAGTTGTGTTCATgctggtgagaagccttattcttgtagtatatgtaataagagtttttcactaAAAGGTAATCTGAAAAAGCActgtcgtgttcatactggtgagaagccttattcttgtagtatatgtaataagagtttttcagaaAGAAGTTATCTCACTACACAcggtcgtgttcatactggggaaaggccttattcttgtagtatatgtaaaaagagtttttcacaCAAAGGTACTCTGGAAAAACACAAATGTGTTCATACTGCGCAGAAActttattcttgtagtatatgtaataaaagttttgcacTAAAAAATGATCTGACCAATCACAGTCTTGATCATGCAGgcgagaagccttattcttgtagtatatgtaataaaaaattttcactaaaaagtAATATGACTAGacacagtcgtgttcatactggtgagaagccttattcttgtagcatttgtaataagagtttttcagaaaaaattagtCTGACACTGCACGGTtttgttcatactggtgagaagccttattcttgtagtatatgtaataagggTTTTTCAGTAAAAAGTGTTCTCACTAGACAcggtcgtgttcatactggtgagaagccatattcttgtagtatttgtaataagagtttttcacaaaaaagtagTCTGACACTACACGgtcttgttcatactggtgagaagccttattcttgtagcatttgtaataagagtttttcaggAAAAATGAGTCTGACACTACACGGTTTTGTTCATACTGGTgcgaagccttattcttgtactATATGTAATAAgggtttttcatcaaaaatcgCTTCCACTAGACActgtcgtgttcatactggtgagaagcctcATTCTTAG